The Thermodesulfobacteriota bacterium genomic interval GAAGGGATTTGACTGGGATACTTTGAACAGGCTCCATGATAAAGGATTCCTATCAAACCTTATAGGTAAGGCAAAAACGGTTGGAATGACCGAGGAAGGCTTTCTCAAGGCTAAGGAGCTTTTTGAACGGTATTTCGCGAAGGGAGAAGATGATGCCATACCTTTAGCGAAGTTCACACCAGCCGCAAAGAAGCGATGGAAATAGGTACCTAAGTGGTCGAGAAACGACCCTTTAAATTCTTGACTTTTAAGGTTTATGTAATTACAATGTGAATACTACTTTGGTTAAGGAGGTAAGAATAATGAGAGCACGTGTTGTAAAAATTGGTAATTCCCAAGGGATCCGTATTCCAAAACCTCTACTTGAACAAACTGGAATTATGGATGATGTTGAGCTTGAGGTAGAAAAAAGCCAAATCATTATTCGTCCCATCTCAAATCCGAGGGCAGGTTGGGATAATGTTTTCAAGTCAATGGCGGAAAAGGGTGATGATGCGCTGATAAACGGAGAAGAAAACATTTCACATTCTTGGGATGAAGAAGAATGGCAATGGTAGTAAACCGATTCGATGTATATTTGATAAATCTTGATCCTAATGTTGGCTCTGAAATTCAGAAAACCAGACCCTGTTTGGTTGTTTCGCCTGATGAAATGAATCGACATATCCGCACCGTCATAGTTGCTCCAATGACTACAGCCGGGAAAAAATATCCAACACGTGTAACATGCAAATTTAAAAATAAAAAGGGGCAAATCGTTTTAGATCAGATACGAACGATAGATAAAATACGACTTGTGAAAAAACTTGGCACTATTGATTTAGAAACCCAGTTGGAGGTTATTTCTGTTTTACAACGGCTATTTGCATTTTAAGGCTACCCAACCTGTAAGTCCACCTGATCGAGGGGAGTAGTAGCGATGGAATTTTCAGGTAACTGTATATCATTTTTTATCTGAGCTTGGATTGAATGTTTTGAAACCTGACAGAGTCATTCTACGTATATTTTTCAGATTAGGACTAATTTCCAATATTGATGATGCAAAAGGTGCCATAACTGTGTGCCGTAATTTCCGAGAGGCAACCGGGAAACCTATTAGGCGTAAACATGAAAGTAATGAATAATGATCCAGATATGCTGGAAGAGTATGATTTCAGCAGGGGGGTAAGGGGCAAGTATGCCAGGAGATATGCGAAAGGGACAAATTGAATTGACAAAACGTACGTTATGGCGTATTGTATGATATAAATCCACTTTGTAAATAAGAGGTAAAACATGCCTACTTTAACAGCGACTGAAGCAAGAGCGAAACTGTATAAGCTTATAGACGAGACTGCTTCCGCTCACGAACCTATTCTAATAACGGGCAAGCGTGGCAATGCGGTTCTTGTATCAGAGGAAGATTGGCGTGCAATACAAGAGACCCTTTACTTATTGAATACACCTTGCATGCGAGAATCGATTCGCGAAGGTTTGGCTACGCCAATTGAGGAATGCTCAAAGGACGTTGAGTGGTGAGCTTGCAGGTAGTCTTTACTAAACAGGCTCAAAAAGATGCCAGGAAATTGTCTGTTGCAGGTCTTCGCAAAAAAGCCGGGGAACTTTTAGAAATTCTAAGTGATGATCCTTATCAGAAACCTCCACCGTTCGAAAGATTAGTAGGCGAATTATCAGGAGCCTATTCCCGCCGGATAAATTTAAAGCACCGCTTAGTTTATCAGATTCTTGATGAGGAGAAGGTGGTAAAGGTGATACGAATGTGGACTCACTATGAGTTTTGACAACGCCCCTCCAGAAGAGAGTTTACGACTATGAAAGAAGAAATCTCTATAGAGATTCAAAAGATAGATGACTATCGTTGGAGGATACCCAAGACCGGCAAGATGAAGACCGATGGGGTAGTCTATACCGATGAGAAGATGTTGAGGGATATAAGGAATGACCAGAGTCTTCTACAGGTTTCCAATGTAGCATGGCTTCCTGGAATAATAGGGAGCTCTCTGGCAATGCCGGATATCCACTGGGGATATGGGTTCCCCATTGGTGGCGTGGCTGCCTTTGATTTAAATAAAGGTATAGTCTCCCCCGGGGGAGTGGGATACGATATCAACTGCGGGGTAAGGCTGATGAGTTCAGGACTTAGCCGCAAAGACATCAAAGGCAAGATAGATATCCTTATAGATGCCCTTTTTGCCAACATACCTTCCGGGGTAGGGTCCCGCCGCAAGGATCTGAAGTTGAACAGGGAAAAAGAGAAAAGGGTATTTTTAAAGGGGGCTAAGTGGGCTGTGGACCAGGGGTATGGTAGCGTAGAAGACCTGAAACATATTGAGGAGAGAGGATGTATACCCGATGCAAACCCGGACTTTGTCTCCGA includes:
- a CDS encoding DUF6429 family protein, which produces MGARAWKGFDWDTLNRLHDKGFLSNLIGKAKTVGMTEEGFLKAKELFERYFAKGEDDAIPLAKFTPAAKKRWK
- a CDS encoding AbrB/MazE/SpoVT family DNA-binding domain-containing protein: MRARVVKIGNSQGIRIPKPLLEQTGIMDDVELEVEKSQIIIRPISNPRAGWDNVFKSMAEKGDDALINGEENISHSWDEEEWQW
- a CDS encoding type II toxin-antitoxin system PemK/MazF family toxin; the protein is MAMVVNRFDVYLINLDPNVGSEIQKTRPCLVVSPDEMNRHIRTVIVAPMTTAGKKYPTRVTCKFKNKKGQIVLDQIRTIDKIRLVKKLGTIDLETQLEVISVLQRLFAF
- a CDS encoding type II toxin-antitoxin system Phd/YefM family antitoxin, giving the protein MPTLTATEARAKLYKLIDETASAHEPILITGKRGNAVLVSEEDWRAIQETLYLLNTPCMRESIREGLATPIEECSKDVEW
- a CDS encoding Txe/YoeB family addiction module toxin, giving the protein MSLQVVFTKQAQKDARKLSVAGLRKKAGELLEILSDDPYQKPPPFERLVGELSGAYSRRINLKHRLVYQILDEEKVVKVIRMWTHYEF